The following are from one region of the Streptococcus sp. 1643 genome:
- a CDS encoding ABC transporter substrate-binding protein/permease, which yields MKKLCLSILASLALTLGLVSQVQADEYLRIGMEAAYAPFNWTQDDDSNGAVKIDGTNQYANGYDVQIAKKIAKDLGKEPLVVKTKWEGLVPALTSGKIDMIIAGMSPTAERKQEIAFSSSYYTSEPVLLVKKDSAYANAKSLEDFSGAKITSQQGVYLYDLISQIPGAKKETAMGDFAQMRQALEAGVIDAYVSERPEAMTAESANAKFKMIQPQPGFKTGEEDTAIAIGLRKDDSRISQINASIETISKDEQVALMDRMIKEQPVESTTTEEESSFFSQVAKILSENWQQLLRGAGITLLISIIGTITGLLIGLAIGVFRTAPLSENKAMYALQKLVGWILNVYIEIFRGTPMIVQSMVIYYGTAQAFGINLDRTLAAIFIVSINTGAYMTEIVRGGILAVDKGQFEAATALGMTHNQTMRKIVLPQVVRNILPATGNEFVINIKDTSVLNVISVVELYFSGNTVATQTYQYFQTFTIIAVIYFVLTFTVTRILRFIERRMDMDTYTTGANQMQTEDLKK from the coding sequence ATGAAAAAATTATGCTTATCTATCCTTGCTAGCCTAGCCCTTACCTTAGGACTAGTTAGCCAAGTCCAAGCCGACGAATATTTACGCATCGGGATGGAGGCAGCTTACGCTCCCTTCAACTGGACCCAAGACGACGATAGTAACGGCGCCGTCAAAATCGACGGTACCAACCAATATGCCAACGGCTACGATGTTCAAATCGCTAAAAAGATTGCCAAAGACTTAGGCAAGGAACCTTTGGTCGTGAAAACCAAATGGGAAGGACTTGTTCCAGCCCTTACTTCTGGCAAAATTGATATGATCATTGCCGGTATGAGCCCAACCGCTGAACGCAAACAAGAAATTGCTTTTTCAAGCAGTTACTATACTAGCGAACCGGTTCTATTGGTAAAAAAGGACTCTGCCTATGCGAATGCTAAATCTTTGGAAGACTTTAGCGGAGCAAAAATCACGTCTCAACAAGGTGTTTACCTTTATGACCTGATTTCCCAAATTCCAGGTGCCAAAAAAGAAACTGCTATGGGTGACTTCGCTCAGATGCGTCAAGCTCTGGAGGCTGGTGTTATTGATGCCTATGTTTCTGAACGACCTGAAGCAATGACCGCTGAGTCTGCTAACGCTAAGTTCAAAATGATCCAACCTCAACCAGGTTTCAAAACTGGCGAAGAAGATACAGCTATTGCCATTGGACTTCGTAAAGATGACAGCCGTATCAGCCAAATCAATGCGAGCATCGAAACCATCTCTAAGGATGAACAAGTAGCCCTCATGGATCGTATGATCAAAGAGCAACCTGTGGAGTCTACAACAACAGAGGAAGAAAGTAGTTTCTTTAGCCAAGTCGCTAAGATCCTTTCTGAAAACTGGCAACAACTCCTGCGCGGCGCTGGTATCACACTCTTAATCTCCATTATCGGAACCATCACAGGTCTCCTTATCGGACTTGCGATTGGGGTCTTCCGTACCGCTCCACTATCTGAGAACAAGGCAATGTACGCCCTACAGAAACTAGTCGGTTGGATTCTCAATGTCTATATCGAGATCTTCCGTGGTACACCAATGATTGTTCAATCCATGGTTATCTACTATGGAACTGCCCAAGCTTTCGGTATCAATCTTGACCGCACACTAGCCGCTATCTTCATCGTCTCAATCAACACGGGTGCCTACATGACAGAGATCGTTCGTGGTGGTATTCTAGCAGTTGACAAAGGACAGTTTGAAGCTGCAACTGCTCTTGGTATGACCCACAATCAAACCATGCGTAAGATTGTCCTACCTCAGGTTGTCCGTAATATTCTACCTGCTACTGGTAATGAGTTTGTCATCAATATCAAAGATACCTCTGTATTGAACGTTATTTCAGTTGTTGAGCTTTATTTCTCAGGAAATACTGTAGCAACACAAACCTATCAATACTTCCAGACCTTTACCATCATCGCCGTGATTTACTTTGTCCTCACCTTCACTGTGACCCGTATCCTACGCTTCATCGAACGTCGTATGGACATGGATACTTACACTACAGGTGCTAATCAAATGCAAACGGAGGATTTGAAAAAATGA
- a CDS encoding SPFH domain-containing protein: MFLQILLVLLFLVVIASVIMVSSVYVVRQQSVAIIERFGKYQKLSNSGIHLRAPFGIDRIAARVQLRLLQSEIVVETKTQDNVFVTMNVATQYRVNENNVTDAYYKLMRPEAQIKSYIEDALRSSVPKLTLDELFEKKDEIALEVQKQVAEEMSTYGYIIVKTLITKVEPDAEVKQSMNEINAAQRKRVAAQELAEADKIKIVTAAEAEAEKDRLHGVGIAEQRKAIVDGLADSIQELKGANVELTEEQIMSILLTNQYLDTLNNFADKEGNNTIFLPANPNGVEDIRTHILSALKAK; the protein is encoded by the coding sequence ATGTTTTTACAAATTTTACTTGTTTTATTGTTTTTAGTGGTGATTGCATCAGTGATCATGGTTAGTTCTGTGTATGTGGTTCGACAACAATCTGTCGCTATCATAGAACGCTTTGGTAAATACCAAAAGTTGAGCAATAGCGGTATTCATTTACGAGCTCCTTTTGGGATTGATAGGATTGCGGCAAGAGTTCAACTACGCTTGTTGCAAAGTGAGATTGTTGTAGAGACAAAGACGCAAGATAATGTATTTGTAACGATGAATGTGGCAACTCAGTATCGAGTAAATGAAAACAATGTCACAGATGCCTATTATAAATTGATGCGTCCAGAAGCCCAAATTAAATCCTATATTGAAGATGCTTTGCGTTCATCTGTACCAAAGTTAACCCTAGATGAGTTGTTTGAGAAGAAGGATGAAATCGCCTTAGAAGTTCAAAAACAAGTGGCGGAAGAAATGTCTACGTATGGGTATATCATTGTCAAAACGCTGATTACTAAGGTTGAACCTGATGCTGAAGTAAAACAATCAATGAATGAAATTAACGCGGCTCAACGTAAGAGAGTTGCGGCGCAAGAACTTGCTGAAGCAGATAAGATTAAAATCGTGACCGCAGCAGAAGCTGAAGCAGAAAAAGATCGCCTACATGGTGTAGGGATTGCAGAGCAGCGTAAAGCAATTGTTGACGGACTAGCTGATTCTATCCAAGAGTTAAAGGGAGCCAATGTTGAACTAACTGAAGAACAAATCATGTCTATCCTATTAACGAACCAGTATTTAGATACGTTGAATAATTTTGCAGATAAAGAGGGTAATAATACAATCTTCCTACCAGCAAATCCTAATGGAGTTGAGGACATAAGAACTCATATATTATCGGCTTTAAAAGCCAAATAA
- a CDS encoding amino acid ABC transporter ATP-binding protein, producing MTQPILEIKHLKKSYGQNEVLKDISLAVHKGEVISIIGSSGSGKSTFLRSINLLETPTEGEILYRGENVLEKGYNLTHYREKLGMVFQSFNLFENLNVLENTIVAQTTVLKRDHSEAEKIAKENLEKVGMGERYWQAKPKQLSGGQKQRVAIARALSMNPDAILFDEPTSALDPEMVGEVLKIMQDLAQEGLTMIVVTHEMEFARDVSHRVIFMDKGVIAEEGKPEELFTNPKEERTKEFLQRYLS from the coding sequence ATGACACAACCAATTCTTGAAATCAAACACCTCAAAAAATCATATGGACAAAACGAAGTGCTAAAAGACATTTCTCTCGCCGTCCATAAAGGAGAGGTTATTTCCATCATCGGGAGCTCAGGAAGCGGAAAATCAACCTTCCTTCGTTCGATTAATTTACTAGAAACACCTACAGAGGGAGAGATTCTCTATCGAGGAGAAAATGTCTTAGAAAAAGGCTATAACCTCACCCATTATCGTGAAAAGCTCGGTATGGTTTTCCAATCTTTCAATCTCTTTGAAAATCTGAATGTCCTTGAAAATACGATCGTTGCCCAAACGACTGTACTCAAACGCGACCACTCTGAAGCTGAAAAAATTGCCAAAGAGAATCTCGAAAAAGTCGGCATGGGAGAACGCTACTGGCAAGCCAAGCCGAAGCAACTCTCCGGAGGCCAAAAACAACGCGTGGCTATCGCCCGCGCACTCTCCATGAATCCTGATGCCATTCTCTTCGACGAACCAACATCTGCCCTTGACCCTGAAATGGTCGGAGAAGTCCTCAAAATTATGCAGGATTTGGCTCAAGAAGGCTTGACCATGATCGTCGTAACCCACGAAATGGAATTCGCTCGCGATGTCTCTCACCGTGTCATCTTTATGGATAAGGGCGTCATTGCTGAAGAAGGTAAACCAGAAGAACTCTTCACGAACCCTAAAGAAGAACGGACAAAAGAATTTCTTCAACGCTATCTCAGCTAA
- the ilvC gene encoding ketol-acid reductoisomerase, translating to MAVQMEYEKDVKVAALDGKKIAVIGYGSQGHAHAQNLRDSGRDVIIGVRPGKSFDKAKEDGFDTYTVAEATKLADVIMILAPDEIQQELYEAEIAPNLEAGNAVGFAHGFNIHFEFIKVPADVDVFMCAPKGPGHLVRRTYEEGFGVPALYAVYQDATGNAKNIAMDWCKGVGAARVGLLETTYKEETEEDLFGEQAVLCGGLTALIEAGFEVLTEAGYAPELAYFEVLHEMKLIVDLIYEGGFKKMRQSISNTAEYGDYVSGPRVITEQVKENMKAVLADIQNGKFANDFVNDYKAGRPKLTAYREQAANLEIEKVGAELRKAMPFVGKNDDDAFKIYN from the coding sequence AAAAAATCGCCGTAATCGGTTATGGTTCACAAGGACATGCGCATGCGCAAAACTTGCGTGACTCAGGTCGTGATGTCATCATCGGTGTGCGTCCAGGTAAATCTTTTGACAAAGCAAAAGAAGACGGTTTTGACACTTACACAGTAGCAGAAGCAACTAAATTGGCTGACGTTATCATGATCTTGGCACCAGACGAAATCCAACAAGAATTGTACGAAGCAGAAATCGCTCCAAACTTGGAAGCTGGAAATGCAGTTGGATTTGCTCATGGTTTCAATATCCACTTTGAATTTATCAAAGTTCCTGCAGATGTAGATGTCTTCATGTGTGCTCCTAAAGGACCAGGACATTTGGTACGTCGTACTTACGAAGAAGGATTTGGTGTTCCGGCTCTTTATGCAGTTTACCAAGATGCAACAGGAAATGCTAAAAACATTGCTATGGACTGGTGTAAAGGTGTTGGTGCAGCTCGTGTTGGTTTGCTTGAAACAACTTACAAAGAAGAAACTGAAGAAGATTTGTTTGGTGAACAAGCTGTACTTTGTGGTGGTTTGACTGCCCTTATCGAAGCAGGTTTTGAAGTCTTGACAGAAGCAGGCTATGCCCCAGAATTGGCTTACTTTGAAGTTCTTCATGAAATGAAATTGATCGTTGACTTGATCTATGAAGGTGGATTCAAGAAAATGCGTCAATCTATTTCAAACACTGCTGAATACGGTGACTATGTATCAGGTCCACGTGTGATTACTGAGCAAGTTAAAGAAAACATGAAAGCTGTTTTGGCAGATATCCAAAATGGTAAATTTGCAAATGACTTTGTAAATGACTACAAGGCTGGTCGTCCAAAATTAACTGCTTACCGTGAACAAGCAGCTAACCTTGAAATTGAAAAAGTTGGTGCAGAATTGCGTAAAGCAATGCCTTTCGTTGGTAAAAACGACGACGACGCATTCAAAATCTACAATTAA
- the ilvA gene encoding threonine ammonia-lyase IlvA, with protein sequence MLSAKDVVKAHKVLSGVVVDTPLEYDHYLSEKYQAKIYLKKENAQRVRSFKIRGAYYAISQLSKEERERGVVCASAGNHAQGVAYTCNEMKIPATIFMPITTPQQKIGQVRFFGGEFVTIKLVGDTFDASAKAAQEFTLSENRTFIDPFDDAHVQAGQGTVAYEILEEARKESIDFDTVLVPVGGGGLIAGVSTYIKETNPTIEVIGVEANGARSMKAAFEAGGPVKLKEIDKFADGIAVQKVGQLTYEATRKNVETLIGVDEGLISETLIDLYSKQGIVAEPAGAASVAALEVLSDYIKGKTICCIISGGNNDINRMPEMEERALIYDGIKHYFVVNFPQRPGALREFVNDILGPNDDITRFEYIKRASKGTGPVLIGVALANKHDYAGLIHRMEKFDPSYINLNGNETLYNMLV encoded by the coding sequence ATGCTAAGTGCAAAAGATGTGGTGAAAGCCCACAAAGTTTTGAGTGGTGTAGTAGTTGATACACCACTAGAATATGATCATTATTTATCAGAAAAGTACCAAGCAAAGATTTATCTCAAAAAGGAGAATGCGCAACGAGTTCGCTCTTTTAAAATTCGTGGAGCCTATTATGCCATTTCTCAGCTATCAAAAGAAGAACGCGAGCGTGGTGTAGTCTGTGCTTCTGCGGGAAATCATGCCCAAGGTGTCGCCTATACTTGTAATGAGATGAAGATTCCTGCAACAATTTTTATGCCTATTACAACACCGCAACAAAAGATTGGGCAGGTTCGCTTTTTCGGTGGAGAGTTCGTGACAATCAAGTTGGTTGGGGATACCTTTGATGCTTCTGCTAAGGCAGCACAAGAGTTTACACTGTCGGAAAACCGCACCTTCATCGATCCTTTTGATGATGCGCATGTTCAGGCTGGTCAAGGGACTGTAGCTTATGAGATTCTTGAAGAAGCCCGTAAAGAGTCTATCGATTTTGATACAGTACTTGTACCAGTAGGTGGTGGCGGATTGATTGCCGGTGTTTCTACATATATTAAGGAAACCAACCCGACTATTGAAGTGATCGGGGTAGAAGCTAATGGTGCTCGCTCTATGAAAGCTGCCTTTGAAGCTGGGGGACCAGTTAAACTCAAAGAAATTGATAAGTTTGCTGATGGGATAGCCGTACAAAAGGTTGGACAATTAACCTATGAAGCGACCCGAAAAAATGTTGAAACGCTGATTGGGGTGGACGAGGGATTGATTTCCGAAACCTTGATTGATCTTTATTCCAAACAAGGAATTGTAGCAGAACCAGCCGGAGCTGCCAGCGTTGCAGCCTTGGAAGTTCTATCAGACTATATCAAAGGCAAGACGATTTGTTGTATCATTTCTGGAGGAAATAACGATATCAACCGCATGCCAGAGATGGAAGAACGTGCCTTGATTTACGATGGAATCAAGCATTACTTTGTAGTGAATTTCCCACAACGTCCTGGAGCTCTACGAGAGTTTGTAAATGACATTTTGGGGCCAAATGATGACATCACTCGTTTTGAATATATCAAACGAGCAAGCAAGGGGACAGGCCCTGTCTTGATTGGGGTAGCCCTTGCCAATAAGCATGATTATGCTGGATTGATTCATCGAATGGAAAAGTTTGACCCATCTTATATTAATTTGAATGGGAACGAAACGTTGTATAATATGTTAGTTTAA